A genomic window from Thermodesulfovibrionia bacterium includes:
- a CDS encoding class I SAM-dependent methyltransferase has protein sequence MGTADKITEKVKCRLCGAASRYQKIKGRFVYGGSARHKFLECSRCEAVYLYPLPSEEQERKFYRNEFEKYMANRSGADTRKGWLSAEDHIRTNRPEVERRMMFLKKLLNRRRKLNILEVGCSSGFLLFALRDMKHNVYGVEPSGVFTDFLRTKNVTLFTDASDAARSGIKFDLILHYYVLEHIRKPAEFIQGYMDLLSGSGKMVFEVPNVQDPLISLYSVPSFGRFYWSMAHHWYFSPESMTYMLDKLGHKYSFYLEQRYDLSNHMVWMQDGKPGGKGRYSDVFTRELEDAYKQSLIKSGFCDTLGVVLENKTVLI, from the coding sequence ATGGGCACTGCAGACAAGATAACTGAAAAAGTAAAGTGCCGGCTTTGCGGCGCGGCATCAAGATATCAGAAGATCAAGGGGCGGTTCGTGTATGGCGGGTCGGCGCGTCACAAGTTCCTGGAGTGCTCCAGGTGCGAAGCTGTATATCTTTATCCGCTGCCTTCTGAAGAACAGGAGCGCAAATTTTACCGGAACGAGTTTGAGAAGTACATGGCAAATCGTTCCGGGGCAGATACGCGGAAGGGCTGGCTCTCTGCGGAAGACCACATCAGGACCAACCGGCCTGAGGTTGAAAGAAGGATGATGTTTTTAAAGAAGCTCCTCAACAGGAGGAGGAAACTTAATATACTTGAGGTAGGATGTTCATCAGGTTTTCTGCTCTTTGCTCTTCGCGATATGAAGCATAACGTGTATGGAGTTGAACCTTCGGGTGTATTCACTGATTTCCTCCGGACGAAGAATGTCACGCTTTTTACCGACGCGTCTGATGCCGCGCGTTCGGGGATAAAGTTCGACCTCATTCTCCATTATTATGTTCTTGAGCACATAAGGAAGCCCGCGGAATTTATTCAGGGCTATATGGACCTGCTGTCAGGCAGCGGAAAGATGGTCTTTGAAGTGCCTAATGTGCAAGACCCTTTGATCTCTCTTTACAGTGTCCCATCGTTCGGCAGGTTTTACTGGTCAATGGCGCACCATTGGTATTTTTCTCCCGAGAGCATGACATATATGCTGGATAAGCTCGGCCATAAATATTCTTTTTATCTCGAACAGCGCTACGACCTGTCAAACCATATGGTATGGATGCAGGATGGCAAACCGGGCGGCAAAGGCAGATACTCTGATGTATTTACCCGTGAACTGGAAGATGCCTATAAACAGTCTCTTATAAAAAGCGGTTTTTGTGATACGCTCGGGGTTGTTTTGGAAAATAAAACGGTTTTGATATAA